From Candidatus Limnocylindrales bacterium:
AGGCGCCTGCTACGGCAGCCAACGGCGGCACGATCGGGTTCAATGTGTCTGATCCGGCGACCGTCGATGCGTGGCATGCGGCCGGCGTCGCCAACGGCGGCAAGACCTGTGAGGATCCTCCGGGCGTGCGCGAAGGCGGCATGGGCAAGATGTACCTTGCGTATCTGCGCGATCCGTCCGGCAACAAGCTCTGCGCGCTTCACCGGATCGGCTGAGTACGTTCGGCATTCCGGTCTGCTTCGAACGATGGGGTGACACACCGACGTGCTGAGCGGTCTGGCCTTTGCACCGCTCATCGTTCTGGCACTGCTCGTCGCTGCGCTGCGTACCGGGCAGCGCCGCAGCGATGCGACGCTGCGTGAAGACGTCCTGGTCGCAGCTCTGGTGCTCGGAGTCGCGATCGCGCTCGGCACCGAAACGC
This genomic window contains:
- a CDS encoding VOC family protein; translated protein: MFSHVMVGSNDLEASRKFYDAVLGTLGLPAGITDEKGRIFYLSPTGVFAITKPINEAPATAANGGTIGFNVSDPATVDAWHAAGVANGGKTCEDPPGVREGGMGKMYLAYLRDPSGNKLCALHRIG